From the genome of Pseudomonas sp. AB6, one region includes:
- a CDS encoding YkvA family protein, producing MDFGFVMTYALSPIDLIPDFIPKLGYLDDVIILPLGILLAIRFMPPWFSRSAS from the coding sequence ATGGATTTCGGTTTCGTGATGACCTATGCGCTAAGTCCCATCGACCTCATTCCTGATTTCATCCCGAAGTTGGGGTATCTGGACGATGTAATCATTCTGCCACTCGGTATTCTGCTGGCGATTCGATTTATGCCCCCTTGGTTCTCGAGGAGTGCCAGCTAA
- the tnpC gene encoding Tn3 family transposase post-transcriptional regulator TnpC codes for MHIPPASFRVTPYGEVDAKALDSLRVSYDTSQLLNLVDRLDACLAEIGGIGGIRDNFLRLHAMAMTILEDSPLAVAITDVDSIWEQAVVLQEDISTLCSCLQTGSKHLAPLAALAPDF; via the coding sequence ATGCACATCCCACCCGCTTCGTTTCGAGTGACACCCTATGGGGAAGTTGATGCCAAGGCACTCGATTCCCTACGCGTGAGCTACGACACCTCTCAATTGCTTAATTTGGTGGACCGGCTAGATGCCTGTCTTGCTGAAATTGGTGGGATCGGCGGCATTCGGGACAACTTCTTACGTCTGCATGCCATGGCCATGACGATATTGGAAGATTCTCCTCTCGCCGTAGCTATCACTGATGTTGACAGTATTTGGGAACAGGCGGTGGTCCTTCAAGAGGATATTTCTACCCTGTGTTCTTGCTTGCAAACAGGCTCTAAACATCTGGCTCCTTTGGCAGCACTTGCTCCTGACTTTTAG
- a CDS encoding Tn3 family transposase — MASLERTAYPKLPTNLSSKELHQSYSLSESELEWLSRTAKSPALTIGLAVLLKAFQQLHYFPVFEEIPAEIVNHVRSCLSYGARIVPRYATPRTLYRHQTAIRQYLQITPFYGTDALKIAQEAAHEAVVILDQRVDVINVLIGELLERGYELPAYSTLNDAAEDAQVVLQEKIFNRVVDRAPIDVIYRLRELLDTDFGRRQSDFNALKHVPKKPSRKHLEILIDHLSWLEGFGDLDSIFEGIVDTKIWFFANQAEKADVSELKDCSLPKRYTLMLALIYLMRVRARDHLAEMFIKRIATIHKRAKDELEQIQQRQRKKLELLVATLDGVIQILSQEPSDQEAGSLIREYLSPEGNLDHLREACAEVQATGGSNYLPLLWKHFKSHRSLLFRLSHLLQLEPTTQDRSLIEALHLVQANEILHREWIDEHVDLSFASDRWIKVVRRAPSEGPPTNRRFLEVCVFSHLANELRSGDICVLGSESFADYRKQLLPWDECLARLPEYCEKVGLPSTATEFVASLKEQLESTAQQLDDKFPSCRGDVSINEAGDPVLRRVVARDIPPSAISLQTAITQRMPARHVLDIMANIEHWIQFTRHFGPMSGSDPKLKEPAERYLMTIFAMGCNLGPNQAARHLAGNVTPHMLSYTNRRHLPLDKLDKANRELVELYLQLDLPKLWGDGKAVAADGTQFDFYDENLLAGYHFRYRKMGAVAYRHVANNYIAVFQHFIPPGIWEAIYVIEGLLKADHSVEVNTVYSDTQGQSATVFAFTHLLGINLMPRIRNWRNLVMYRPDRSVKYKHINSLFTDTVNWSQIETHWQDLMQVALSIQAGKISSPMLLRKLGSYSRRNKLYHAAQELGCVIRTIFLLKWIGNRELRQEVTANTNKIESYNGFSKWLSFGGDVIAENDPDEQQKRLRYNDMIASSVILQNTVDMMRILQKLARDGWQFTDEDVSFLSPYLTSNVKRFGEFNLSLKRPPEPWIKDSIFQQAAGSIRGQQMSHSKVEETN, encoded by the coding sequence ATGGCCTCTCTGGAGCGGACAGCCTATCCGAAGCTGCCGACGAATCTGTCGTCGAAAGAACTTCATCAGAGCTATTCGCTCTCAGAATCGGAGCTCGAATGGCTCTCTAGAACGGCTAAAAGCCCTGCTCTTACCATTGGGTTAGCCGTTCTGCTTAAAGCATTCCAACAGCTTCATTACTTCCCTGTTTTCGAGGAAATTCCAGCTGAAATCGTCAACCATGTCAGGTCTTGCCTGAGTTACGGGGCGCGCATAGTTCCTCGTTATGCAACCCCCCGAACCCTGTATCGTCATCAAACAGCTATCCGCCAATACCTACAGATCACTCCATTTTATGGGACCGATGCCCTAAAAATTGCGCAGGAAGCTGCCCACGAAGCGGTAGTGATCCTTGATCAGCGTGTTGACGTCATCAATGTCCTGATTGGCGAGCTGCTTGAGCGAGGCTACGAACTCCCGGCCTACTCGACGCTCAATGACGCGGCTGAAGACGCCCAAGTTGTTCTCCAGGAAAAGATTTTCAATCGAGTCGTCGATAGAGCTCCGATAGATGTGATCTACCGTCTCAGAGAGCTTCTTGACACCGATTTCGGTCGTCGCCAAAGCGACTTCAATGCCCTGAAGCATGTCCCCAAAAAGCCCTCTCGCAAACACTTGGAGATACTGATCGATCACTTAAGTTGGTTGGAGGGATTCGGTGATCTCGACTCCATCTTTGAAGGGATCGTTGATACTAAGATTTGGTTTTTTGCGAATCAAGCGGAGAAAGCGGATGTTTCTGAACTTAAGGATTGTTCGCTTCCAAAGCGCTACACTTTGATGCTGGCTCTGATCTACCTCATGCGTGTACGAGCACGGGATCACCTTGCTGAGATGTTCATCAAGCGTATCGCGACTATTCACAAGCGAGCCAAGGATGAGTTGGAGCAAATCCAGCAGCGTCAGCGCAAAAAACTAGAGCTGCTCGTGGCCACTTTGGATGGTGTGATTCAGATTCTCAGCCAAGAACCAAGCGATCAGGAAGCTGGCAGTTTGATTCGCGAGTATCTGTCCCCCGAAGGGAATCTTGATCACCTTCGCGAGGCCTGCGCCGAAGTCCAGGCCACAGGCGGCAGTAACTATCTCCCGCTACTCTGGAAGCACTTCAAATCCCATCGATCATTGCTGTTCCGCCTGAGTCATCTGCTGCAACTGGAGCCAACAACCCAGGATCGCTCGCTGATCGAGGCTCTGCACTTGGTCCAGGCCAACGAGATCCTGCATAGGGAATGGATCGACGAGCATGTGGACCTGTCATTCGCCTCGGATCGCTGGATCAAAGTTGTCCGTCGTGCCCCCAGCGAAGGGCCACCGACCAATCGGCGCTTCCTGGAAGTCTGCGTTTTTTCCCATCTGGCCAATGAGCTTCGCTCTGGCGATATCTGTGTGCTTGGCTCGGAGTCGTTTGCTGACTACCGCAAACAGTTACTGCCTTGGGATGAGTGTCTGGCTCGTCTGCCGGAGTACTGCGAAAAGGTCGGCCTGCCGAGTACGGCCACAGAGTTTGTCGCCAGCTTGAAGGAGCAACTTGAGAGTACTGCTCAGCAGTTGGATGACAAGTTTCCCAGTTGCCGCGGTGATGTGTCGATTAATGAGGCCGGTGATCCTGTGTTGCGCCGAGTGGTCGCCCGTGACATCCCGCCTTCAGCAATCTCGTTACAAACGGCTATCACACAGCGTATGCCTGCCAGGCATGTGCTCGACATCATGGCCAACATCGAACACTGGATTCAGTTCACCCGTCATTTCGGGCCGATGTCCGGCAGCGATCCCAAACTGAAGGAGCCGGCCGAGCGCTACCTGATGACGATCTTCGCCATGGGCTGCAACCTAGGGCCGAACCAGGCTGCTCGCCATCTGGCGGGTAACGTGACCCCACACATGCTGTCTTACACCAATCGTCGGCACCTGCCACTCGACAAGCTGGATAAGGCTAACCGGGAGTTGGTCGAGCTTTATCTCCAGCTTGATCTGCCCAAGCTCTGGGGCGACGGTAAGGCGGTAGCGGCCGACGGGACACAATTTGACTTTTACGATGAAAACTTGCTCGCAGGCTACCATTTCCGATATCGCAAGATGGGCGCGGTCGCCTACCGACATGTGGCAAATAACTACATCGCAGTCTTTCAGCACTTCATCCCTCCAGGCATCTGGGAGGCTATCTATGTCATTGAGGGCCTGCTGAAAGCGGATCATAGCGTTGAAGTCAATACGGTTTATTCAGACACTCAAGGCCAGTCCGCAACAGTGTTTGCATTCACCCATTTGCTGGGCATCAATCTAATGCCTCGCATTCGCAACTGGCGCAACCTAGTAATGTATCGGCCCGATCGCTCGGTCAAGTACAAGCATATCAACAGCCTCTTTACTGATACCGTCAACTGGAGCCAGATAGAAACCCATTGGCAGGATCTGATGCAGGTGGCGCTGTCGATTCAGGCCGGCAAAATATCCTCGCCAATGCTGCTGCGTAAACTCGGTTCTTACAGTAGGCGCAACAAGCTCTACCATGCAGCGCAGGAGTTGGGATGTGTGATCCGGACCATTTTCCTACTCAAATGGATTGGCAACCGTGAGTTGCGCCAAGAAGTAACCGCCAATACCAACAAGATCGAGTCCTACAACGGTTTCTCGAAGTGGCTGTCCTTCGGCGGCGATGTCATCGCCGAGAACGATCCAGATGAGCAACAGAAGCGCTTGCGTTACAACGACATGATTGCTTCCTCAGTGATCTTGCAGAACACCGTTGACATGATGCGCATCCTGCAGAAGCTCGCCCGTGACGGCTGGCAGTTTACCGATGAAGATGTATCGTTTCTCAGCCCCTACCTGACCAGCAACGTCAAACGCTTTGGAGAATTCAATCTCAGCCTCAAGCGCCCCCCTGAGCCCTGGATCAAAGACTCCATTTTCCAGCAGGCTGCGGGTTCGATTCGTGGGCAACAGATGTCCCATAGCAAAGTTGAGGAGACGAACTGA
- a CDS encoding DUF2971 domain-containing protein, with product MHPQWYVACFMKECNNSAIWGSYGDNHRGICLRYRVLGDAPSMTMEMNKPDGRGYNGISHSFQNMSFKEVFYDREFSEMDFFRFLGNVSNEALSGFWYSDAQGNLSSKSEWLRSHSNELWMEHHKNVDFALTSKLPQWGSEKEYRLVLSSYLDISDEKHRILKYRFTSLDGLIFGIKTPLEDKLKCIRIIRAHCEREDIQSFNFYQAYYDPQTKSIEHGLLPITLYEADPESEEPSDREVF from the coding sequence ATGCACCCGCAATGGTATGTCGCCTGCTTCATGAAAGAGTGCAATAACTCGGCGATTTGGGGTAGCTATGGTGATAATCATAGGGGAATCTGTTTGAGATATCGCGTTCTCGGCGACGCGCCCTCAATGACAATGGAAATGAATAAGCCAGACGGCAGAGGATACAACGGTATCTCTCACAGCTTCCAAAACATGAGCTTTAAAGAGGTGTTTTATGATCGAGAATTTTCAGAGATGGACTTCTTCAGATTCCTCGGTAACGTTTCGAATGAAGCCCTGAGTGGCTTCTGGTACAGCGATGCCCAAGGAAATCTCAGCAGCAAAAGCGAGTGGTTGAGATCCCACTCGAATGAGCTTTGGATGGAGCACCACAAAAATGTCGATTTCGCGCTGACGTCCAAGCTTCCTCAATGGGGATCAGAAAAAGAGTATCGCCTGGTGCTGAGTTCCTACCTCGATATTTCCGACGAAAAGCACCGGATCCTCAAGTACCGTTTTACAAGCCTGGATGGCCTGATTTTTGGCATCAAGACTCCGCTGGAAGACAAGCTGAAATGCATCCGAATCATCAGAGCCCACTGCGAGCGGGAAGACATTCAGTCGTTCAATTTCTATCAGGCTTACTACGATCCGCAGACTAAATCCATCGAGCATGGATTGCTACCGATCACCCTCTATGAAGCTGATCCTGAGTCCGAAGAGCCGTCAGACCGCGAAGTTTTTTAA
- a CDS encoding ImmA/IrrE family metallo-endopeptidase has translation MLSTFAKGDLFEEQVFQFLNREIDEGRFFCRPEHCRIFRKRRYYSRDREDDIVFDIAIEIFLPGQPKPSMIVLVECKNYAGTVPVGDIEEFGTKIRQVTGFNAKGIFVSASAFQSGTINIARNQGFGVIRYFPDEGFQWELARALLTGVRNASSRKRAEIEYALTQPGFRPTLTGAYAVTPGGYTNAWGGIWTGLDLAGSFDPAILEIIRPPHLPVLRIGYISKGAIENLSEQVLRSAGYTRGVVDLEAVVAGATTSSALTVSYVDEPDGALGRITFAPLEIKINSRDKTAPMTRFTLAHELGHYYLNHGRYIARESLRSKDIDQLERIAVPKSELERLEWQANTFASYLLMPERHFLEAFSLLVEHHDIRNRGHGALFLDDQRDNIRNYHLVLDALSRYFAVSKSAAAIRLRGLGVLVET, from the coding sequence GTGCTCAGTACTTTCGCCAAAGGTGATCTCTTCGAGGAGCAGGTTTTCCAATTCCTGAATCGCGAGATCGATGAGGGGCGGTTTTTTTGCCGACCTGAGCATTGCCGGATTTTCAGGAAGCGGCGCTATTACTCTCGCGATCGAGAAGACGACATCGTTTTTGACATCGCCATAGAGATCTTCCTTCCTGGCCAACCTAAGCCGTCAATGATCGTTCTTGTCGAATGTAAGAATTATGCGGGCACCGTTCCGGTTGGAGATATCGAGGAGTTTGGGACCAAGATCCGCCAAGTCACAGGATTCAATGCAAAAGGGATATTCGTATCGGCAAGCGCCTTCCAGTCCGGCACGATCAACATCGCCAGGAATCAGGGTTTCGGTGTTATTCGGTATTTTCCGGACGAAGGCTTCCAATGGGAGCTGGCTCGCGCCCTCCTCACGGGAGTGAGAAATGCGTCGTCGCGAAAGCGTGCTGAAATTGAGTACGCTCTGACCCAGCCTGGCTTCCGGCCGACTCTCACGGGAGCTTATGCTGTTACCCCTGGGGGCTACACTAATGCTTGGGGGGGGATCTGGACAGGGCTTGATCTGGCTGGCAGTTTCGATCCAGCCATATTGGAAATCATTCGGCCTCCTCACCTGCCAGTCCTCAGAATTGGCTATATCTCTAAGGGAGCAATTGAAAATCTGTCAGAGCAGGTTTTGCGATCTGCCGGTTATACAAGGGGGGTAGTAGATCTGGAAGCCGTAGTCGCTGGTGCGACCACGTCGAGTGCCTTGACCGTTAGCTACGTAGATGAGCCAGACGGTGCTTTAGGTAGGATCACATTTGCCCCCTTGGAGATAAAAATCAATTCTCGCGACAAAACAGCCCCGATGACCCGGTTCACGCTTGCTCACGAGCTGGGGCACTATTATCTCAATCACGGCCGCTACATTGCACGGGAGAGCCTACGTTCGAAGGACATTGATCAGCTTGAGCGCATCGCTGTCCCCAAAAGCGAATTGGAACGCCTCGAATGGCAAGCGAATACATTTGCGTCTTACCTACTGATGCCTGAACGGCATTTTCTCGAAGCTTTCTCGCTTCTGGTTGAGCACCACGATATTCGCAACCGAGGACATGGCGCCCTTTTTCTCGATGACCAGCGGGACAACATCAGAAATTACCACCTGGTGCTCGACGCACTGAGCCGATATTTTGCTGTTTCTAAAAGCGCCGCGGCCATCCGTTTGCGTGGTCTTGGAGTCTTAGTCGAAACCTGA